From one Lysinibacillus sp. G4S2 genomic stretch:
- a CDS encoding peptidylprolyl isomerase: MFPQLTTEVQTGEVLVEMKTTLGAVKIKLFPEHAPKTVENFLGHAKSGYYDGIIFHRVIQDFMIQGGDPTGTGMGGESIWGNSFEDEFSDEVFNLRGALSMANAGPNTNGSQFFIVQMKHLPSDMLRQLQGAGFPEEIIEAYAQNGGTPWLDHKHTVFGHVVEGMDIIDKIADVEKDFRDKPLEDVKIESITVFE; encoded by the coding sequence ATGTTTCCACAATTAACAACAGAAGTACAAACAGGCGAAGTACTTGTAGAAATGAAAACAACATTAGGTGCTGTTAAAATTAAATTATTCCCAGAGCACGCACCAAAAACTGTTGAAAACTTCTTAGGTCATGCAAAATCAGGTTATTATGACGGCATCATTTTCCACCGTGTTATCCAAGACTTTATGATTCAAGGTGGTGACCCAACTGGTACAGGTATGGGCGGCGAATCGATTTGGGGTAACTCTTTCGAGGATGAGTTCTCTGATGAAGTATTTAACCTTCGTGGTGCTCTTTCAATGGCAAATGCGGGTCCAAACACAAATGGTTCACAATTCTTTATTGTACAAATGAAACACCTTCCAAGTGATATGCTTCGCCAATTACAAGGTGCTGGCTTCCCTGAAGAAATTATTGAAGCATATGCTCAAAATGGTGGTACACCTTGGTTAGACCATAAACATACAGTATTTGGTCATGTTGTTGAAGGGATGGACATTATAGACAAAATTGCAGATGTAGAAAAAGACTTCCGTGATAAACCATTAGAAGATGTGAAAATCGAGTCAATTACAGTTTTTGAATAA
- the pruA gene encoding L-glutamate gamma-semialdehyde dehydrogenase encodes MISYKHEPFTDFSQEANYNAYVEALNKVESYLGQDYPLIIGGERITTEDKIVSYNPAKKTEVIGRVSKANKELAEKAMQAADQTFKTWKKVDPAIRADVLFKAAAIIRRRKHEFSALLTKEAGKPWAEADADTAEAIDFLEYYGRQMLRIKEGQPVESRPGEYNRYDYIPLGIGIVISPWNFPFAIMAGTTVAALVTGNTVLLKPASTTPVVAYKFIEVLEQAGLPAGAVNFVPGSGAEVGDYLVDHPKTRFISFTGSRDVGLRINQRASVLNDGQIWIKRVIAEMGGKDTIVVDKEADLELAAQSIVKSAFGFSGQKCSACSRAVIVEDVYETVVNRVVELTNALTVGDPTDFSNFMATVIDQAAFNKITDYIEIGKGEGRLVAGGTADDSVGYFVQPTVIADVDRNARVMKEEIFGPVVAITKAKDFDDAIDIANDTEYGLTGAVITNNRMNLEKAREDFHVGNLYFNRGCTGAIVGYQPFGGFNMSGTDSKAGGPDYLQLHMQAKTTSEML; translated from the coding sequence ATGATTTCATACAAACACGAACCATTCACAGATTTTTCTCAAGAGGCAAATTACAACGCATATGTAGAGGCATTAAATAAAGTTGAGAGTTATTTAGGTCAAGACTACCCACTTATTATCGGTGGCGAACGTATTACTACAGAAGATAAAATCGTTTCATATAACCCAGCAAAGAAAACAGAAGTAATTGGTCGCGTATCAAAAGCAAACAAAGAACTAGCTGAAAAAGCGATGCAAGCCGCAGATCAAACATTTAAAACTTGGAAAAAAGTAGATCCAGCTATTCGTGCAGATGTACTATTCAAAGCTGCAGCAATTATCCGTCGTCGTAAACATGAATTCTCTGCACTTTTAACAAAAGAAGCAGGTAAACCATGGGCTGAGGCCGATGCAGATACTGCAGAAGCGATTGATTTCTTAGAATACTATGGACGTCAGATGCTACGTATTAAAGAAGGCCAACCTGTAGAAAGCCGTCCAGGCGAATATAACCGTTATGACTATATTCCATTAGGTATTGGAATTGTTATTTCACCTTGGAACTTCCCGTTCGCAATTATGGCAGGTACAACGGTTGCAGCTTTAGTAACAGGTAACACTGTATTATTAAAACCAGCTTCAACAACTCCTGTAGTTGCTTATAAATTTATTGAAGTGTTAGAGCAAGCAGGTCTTCCAGCAGGTGCTGTGAACTTTGTGCCAGGTTCTGGTGCAGAAGTAGGTGACTATTTAGTTGATCATCCAAAAACACGTTTCATCAGCTTCACTGGTTCACGTGATGTAGGTTTACGTATTAACCAACGTGCATCGGTATTAAATGATGGTCAAATTTGGATTAAACGTGTAATTGCTGAAATGGGTGGTAAAGATACAATTGTTGTTGATAAAGAAGCAGATCTAGAGCTTGCTGCACAATCTATTGTAAAATCAGCATTCGGCTTCTCAGGTCAAAAATGTTCAGCATGTTCTCGTGCAGTAATTGTTGAAGATGTATATGAAACAGTTGTGAATCGTGTAGTTGAGCTTACAAATGCACTAACTGTTGGTGATCCAACAGACTTCAGCAACTTTATGGCAACAGTTATCGACCAAGCAGCATTCAATAAAATTACAGACTACATTGAGATTGGTAAAGGGGAAGGCCGCCTTGTAGCAGGTGGTACAGCTGATGATTCAGTTGGTTATTTCGTACAACCAACAGTAATTGCAGACGTAGACCGCAATGCACGTGTTATGAAAGAAGAAATCTTTGGACCAGTTGTAGCTATTACAAAAGCTAAAGATTTCGACGATGCAATTGATATTGCAAATGATACTGAATACGGTTTAACTGGTGCGGTTATTACAAATAATCGTATGAACTTAGAAAAAGCACGTGAAGATTTCCATGTAGGTAACTTATACTTCAACCGTGGATGTACAGGTGCAATCGTAGGTTACCAACCATTTGGTGGCTTCAATATGTCAGGTACAGACTCAAAAGCAGGTGGCCCTGACTATCTACAACTTCACATGCAAGCAAAAACAACTTCAGAAATGCTGTAA
- a CDS encoding IS1182 family transposase — translation MISNQESLNLSPFMAIYDIVVPKDNMLRQINELVDFSFILDELKNKYCLDNGRNAVPPIRMFKYLLLKSIFDLSDVDVVERSKYDMSFKYFLDMAPEDSVINPSSLTKFRKLRLQDMSLLDMLIGKTVEIAIEKEVIKNKAIIVDATHTKARYNQKSPIEYLQEKSKNLRKAVYQIDESMKENFPPKTNSNEINVEVDYCRQVIEVVESQPQIEMIPAVKEKLNVLKEVVQDYEEKLSYSTDPDARVGHKSADSSFFGFKTHIAMSDERIITAAVVTTGEKSDGKYLQELVEKSKETGMAIDTVIGDTAYSEKDNIQYAKKEEFQLISKLNPQITQGGRTKEDEFEFNKDASMYVCKAGHMAIRKARTGKKNQGKNQRDTYYFDIEQCKVCPFREGCYKEGAKSKTYSVSIKSTEHKEQEAFQNSEEFKELARTRYKIEAKNSELKNRHGYDTAVASGLFGMEIQGATAIFAVNLKRIISLLKEKNSKG, via the coding sequence ATGATCTCAAACCAAGAATCTCTTAATCTCAGTCCATTTATGGCGATTTATGACATTGTTGTACCGAAAGATAATATGCTTCGTCAAATAAATGAACTTGTTGATTTCTCTTTTATTTTGGACGAACTGAAAAATAAATATTGTCTTGATAATGGTCGTAATGCAGTGCCTCCTATTCGCATGTTTAAATATTTACTATTAAAATCAATATTCGATTTATCTGATGTAGATGTGGTAGAACGCTCTAAATATGATATGTCGTTTAAATATTTTTTAGATATGGCACCAGAAGACTCTGTCATTAATCCAAGTTCACTAACGAAATTCCGTAAGCTTCGTCTCCAAGATATGAGCTTATTAGATATGCTCATTGGCAAGACTGTAGAGATTGCTATAGAGAAAGAAGTCATTAAAAATAAAGCAATAATCGTGGATGCCACCCATACAAAAGCACGTTATAATCAAAAATCACCTATAGAATATTTACAAGAGAAATCAAAAAATCTAAGAAAAGCTGTTTATCAAATTGATGAATCGATGAAAGAGAATTTCCCACCAAAGACAAATTCTAACGAAATAAATGTTGAAGTGGATTACTGTCGTCAAGTCATTGAGGTAGTTGAGTCTCAACCTCAAATTGAGATGATTCCAGCTGTAAAGGAAAAACTAAATGTCTTAAAAGAAGTGGTACAGGATTATGAGGAGAAGTTAAGTTATTCAACAGATCCAGATGCACGTGTTGGACATAAATCAGCGGATTCTTCTTTCTTTGGTTTTAAAACACATATTGCGATGAGTGATGAGCGAATAATTACAGCTGCAGTGGTAACCACTGGCGAGAAGAGTGATGGAAAATACCTTCAGGAATTAGTTGAAAAAAGTAAAGAAACCGGCATGGCAATTGATACAGTCATTGGTGATACAGCATATTCTGAAAAAGACAATATCCAGTATGCAAAAAAAGAAGAATTCCAACTTATATCTAAACTAAATCCACAAATCACACAAGGTGGACGAACAAAAGAAGACGAATTTGAGTTTAATAAAGATGCTAGTATGTACGTGTGTAAAGCTGGGCACATGGCAATTCGTAAAGCACGGACAGGAAAGAAAAACCAAGGGAAAAATCAAAGAGATACCTATTATTTTGATATCGAACAATGTAAAGTATGTCCTTTCCGCGAAGGTTGTTATAAAGAAGGGGCAAAAAGTAAAACGTATTCAGTTTCAATCAAATCTACTGAACATAAGGAACAAGAGGCATTCCAAAACAGTGAAGAGTTTAAGGAACTCGCACGTACTCGTTATAAAATAGAAGCAAAAAATAGTGAATTAAAGAATAGACACGGGTACGATACAGCAGTAGCTTCGGGTCTATTTGGTATGGAAATACAAGGTGCAACAGCAATCTTCGCCGTGAATTTGAAACGAATCATCAGCCTTTTAAAAGAAAAAAATAGTAAAGGATAA
- a CDS encoding MalY/PatB family protein encodes MSIFDQTIKRRCTNSVKWDTMENVYGLKDASDILPMWVADMDFAAPAAVSKALQEHAEKTVFGYSFVSDEAIQAIVDWQNIHHDWHIDQESIVFCNGVVAALANSVLALTNPGDKVLISSPVYPPFYNIPKSNAREIVSCPLVEKDGTFVYDFEAFEQALAQNVKAYILCNPHNPGGYVWDEATLKEIVRLCAKYDVVIISDEIHSDLMLDGSKHTPLAKIAGAEIDRIITCMAPTKTFNLAGIQVAYMIVTDKKKRMLLEAVNMASGQGSLNTFASVALQAAYTEGSPWLEEMLTYISNNMDYVIAELEQLPGIHMTKPQGTYLLWIDYRELGLDEKEIMKRLLENGKLALEPGTKYGEEGRGFLRMNVACSFDTVKDGVQRFKQTLQ; translated from the coding sequence TTGTCTATTTTCGATCAAACTATTAAACGTCGTTGTACCAACTCTGTAAAATGGGACACAATGGAAAATGTCTACGGACTTAAAGATGCTTCAGACATACTACCAATGTGGGTAGCTGATATGGACTTTGCTGCTCCAGCAGCCGTATCAAAAGCGCTACAAGAGCATGCTGAAAAGACTGTTTTCGGTTATAGCTTTGTTAGTGATGAAGCTATACAGGCGATAGTGGACTGGCAAAACATTCACCATGATTGGCACATTGACCAAGAGTCAATTGTCTTCTGTAATGGTGTTGTCGCTGCTTTAGCAAATAGTGTCTTGGCACTGACAAATCCAGGAGATAAAGTTCTTATTTCCTCGCCAGTCTATCCGCCATTTTATAACATCCCAAAAAGTAATGCTCGAGAGATTGTTAGCTGTCCTTTAGTCGAAAAAGATGGAACATTTGTCTATGACTTCGAAGCTTTTGAACAGGCACTTGCTCAAAACGTGAAAGCTTACATATTATGTAATCCGCATAATCCAGGGGGCTATGTATGGGATGAAGCCACATTAAAGGAAATCGTGCGCCTTTGTGCAAAATATGATGTAGTGATTATTTCCGATGAAATTCATTCTGATTTAATGTTAGATGGCTCAAAACATACGCCACTAGCAAAAATTGCTGGGGCTGAAATTGATCGTATTATTACATGTATGGCACCAACAAAAACATTTAATTTAGCGGGTATTCAGGTTGCCTATATGATTGTCACGGATAAGAAAAAGCGTATGTTGCTAGAGGCAGTTAATATGGCTAGTGGGCAAGGCTCATTAAATACCTTTGCTTCTGTTGCACTTCAAGCTGCTTATACAGAAGGGTCTCCATGGTTAGAAGAAATGCTTACTTATATTTCTAATAATATGGACTATGTAATTGCTGAATTAGAACAATTACCTGGTATTCATATGACAAAACCTCAGGGTACTTATTTGCTTTGGATTGATTATCGAGAATTAGGACTGGACGAAAAAGAAATCATGAAACGCTTGCTAGAAAATGGCAAGCTTGCATTAGAGCCAGGGACAAAATATGGCGAAGAGGGTCGCGGCTTCTTGCGTATGAACGTTGCTTGCTCATTTGACACAGTAAAAGACGGCGTTCAACGCTTTAAGCAAACACTTCAATAA
- a CDS encoding sigma 54-interacting transcriptional regulator, with the protein MKNSEPLLPFYEFIATNVTVGIHAVDLYGKTIIYNTKMKEIEGFHFDELADRSVIEMFSFRQHESTLMRVLQTGQKEINVKQTYWNKNGHEITTINDTFPLYAENKLIGAIEFARDITSLEKLVYQPLRRYGEPLTFDVITSVSESMQQVIANAKKAAAVKLPVLLIGESGTGKDLIAESIHHAASSDPEAFVTLVSRRSAQSVLDKLQELLQDDRAYTFFFERIDFLSLDIQEQLLDVLQSLPQSKYMLIGSVGSDPITLIAEKKLLKSLYYFFATMAITIPNLTDRKEDILPFVYDYFSRHRERFASNVAELAPDVRDLFLQYDWPGNLKELELLLDEIVSFMTTESTVTSDLLPLHFRFKVQQQDESNHEPEFFMFHQQNDVMPLDAYLREAESYYVQNVLNLYEGNITKAATALGMSRQNLQYRIRKIKNQ; encoded by the coding sequence ATGAAAAATTCTGAACCCTTACTACCTTTTTATGAGTTTATTGCAACAAACGTAACCGTTGGTATTCATGCCGTTGACCTTTATGGCAAAACAATTATTTATAATACAAAGATGAAAGAAATTGAAGGATTTCATTTTGATGAATTAGCAGATCGTTCTGTTATTGAAATGTTTTCCTTCCGCCAGCATGAAAGTACTTTAATGCGTGTTTTACAAACAGGACAAAAAGAAATTAATGTAAAACAAACTTATTGGAATAAAAATGGTCATGAAATTACAACTATTAATGATACATTCCCACTTTATGCTGAAAATAAACTAATTGGAGCTATTGAATTTGCTCGTGACATTACATCACTCGAAAAGCTTGTTTATCAGCCGCTTCGCCGATATGGTGAGCCTTTAACATTCGACGTGATTACATCTGTTTCCGAATCGATGCAACAGGTTATCGCAAATGCCAAGAAAGCAGCTGCTGTGAAATTACCTGTTTTACTAATTGGCGAATCCGGTACAGGAAAGGATTTAATCGCAGAGAGTATTCACCATGCGGCGTCTTCTGATCCTGAAGCATTTGTCACACTAGTGAGTCGTCGTTCCGCTCAATCTGTTTTAGATAAATTACAGGAGCTCTTGCAGGATGACAGGGCATACACTTTTTTCTTTGAACGCATTGATTTTTTAAGCCTCGATATCCAAGAGCAACTATTAGATGTATTACAATCCCTTCCACAGTCTAAGTACATGCTCATCGGGAGTGTTGGTAGTGATCCGATTACACTGATTGCGGAAAAGAAGCTTTTAAAATCACTGTATTATTTCTTTGCAACAATGGCTATTACCATTCCAAATCTAACAGATCGAAAAGAAGATATTCTTCCATTCGTATATGACTATTTTAGCCGCCACCGTGAACGATTTGCTTCAAATGTAGCGGAACTTGCACCTGATGTAAGGGATTTATTTTTGCAATATGATTGGCCAGGAAATTTAAAGGAACTTGAGCTATTACTCGATGAAATTGTGTCGTTTATGACAACTGAGTCAACAGTTACCTCAGATTTACTCCCACTGCACTTTCGCTTCAAGGTGCAGCAGCAAGACGAATCTAATCATGAGCCAGAGTTCTTTATGTTCCATCAACAAAATGATGTTATGCCACTCGATGCTTATTTACGTGAAGCCGAATCATATTATGTGCAAAATGTCTTAAATTTATATGAAGGCAATATTACAAAGGCTGCTACTGCACTTGGCATGAGTCGCCAAAACCTGCAATATCGAATTCGAAAAATAAAAAATCAATAA
- a CDS encoding DUF1871 family protein: MENIKMNQAAVHLLEEWDPFNLGPDHYDTETADVVAALQGIDDPSVLAKVIQETYEHSFEEWIPFENCVAISYKLIAIKFEAKCII, translated from the coding sequence TTGGAAAATATTAAAATGAATCAAGCAGCCGTACATCTGCTAGAGGAGTGGGATCCATTTAACTTAGGTCCAGACCATTATGATACTGAAACGGCAGATGTTGTAGCAGCATTGCAAGGTATTGATGATCCATCTGTTCTTGCAAAGGTTATTCAAGAAACCTACGAGCATTCGTTTGAAGAATGGATTCCATTTGAAAATTGTGTAGCCATTTCATACAAACTTATTGCAATAAAATTTGAAGCAAAATGTATTATTTAA
- a CDS encoding transglycosylase domain-containing protein, which translates to MKKACGFFIILLSLPVLWWISTNIRTEINSATAHEEQIADAIHLPEVQSQLPITLIDQNGQTFSEEYVEWRQPLTLQEIPQIAQEIFIASEDAHFYDHIGFDLSAIVRAVVANSNSNSASQGGSTITQQLVRMRYLSDEKTYERKLTELFYSYELEKEFDKDAILTMYLNESYFSNQVYGIGGAATYYFQKPLQELSVAEIAFIAAIPNNPSLYNPLKNFDKTKARQERLLDTLAASGAITTEDANTYKAETITLNVKNKVQNYPMYSTYVLQELRWLVAEKEGYADRLANTQSEEEKKKIKAQLDNRLNTLFQNGLTIYTALDPNKQAHDEKKMTAILGPGKLQAAGAVIDNKSREVVSIYAGKDYEKYDFHRAYQGTRQPGSAFKPLAVYAPFFETTAHTPDSKVSGGSYCVGSFCPQNYGGFTYGDVSIRTAFRYSYNTSALRLLNTVGIETAFSYLDRFNFRSIVAEDHNYAAASLGGLTYGVTALELADAYTSFIDGSYVLAHSIRKVTAADGTELFSWDTERDQIWSPKTVKYMRSLLADVVANGTGQGVYSRGNYIGAKTGTTNNYRDYWLAGLNNEYTAAVWLGYDKPQSMESLEAYKIHHKLFNVLME; encoded by the coding sequence ATGAAAAAGGCTTGTGGTTTTTTTATCATTTTACTATCCTTACCTGTCCTTTGGTGGATCAGTACAAATATTAGGACAGAAATTAATTCGGCAACAGCTCATGAGGAGCAAATTGCTGATGCTATTCATTTACCGGAAGTACAGTCACAGCTTCCAATAACACTTATTGATCAAAACGGGCAAACGTTTAGCGAGGAATATGTCGAATGGCGGCAGCCTCTAACGTTACAAGAAATCCCACAAATTGCCCAGGAAATTTTTATTGCAAGTGAGGACGCTCATTTTTATGATCATATCGGTTTTGATCTCAGTGCAATCGTCCGAGCAGTGGTTGCTAACTCAAACTCAAATTCTGCATCTCAAGGTGGTAGTACCATTACACAGCAGCTTGTTCGCATGCGCTATTTATCCGATGAGAAAACATATGAACGAAAGCTAACTGAGCTTTTTTATTCCTATGAGCTTGAGAAAGAATTTGATAAAGACGCGATTTTAACGATGTATTTAAATGAATCCTATTTTAGCAATCAAGTTTATGGAATCGGCGGTGCGGCTACATATTATTTCCAGAAACCACTTCAAGAATTATCAGTTGCTGAAATTGCATTTATTGCTGCCATTCCAAATAACCCTTCACTTTATAATCCTTTAAAAAATTTTGATAAAACGAAGGCAAGACAGGAGCGGCTATTAGATACTCTCGCAGCGAGTGGTGCTATAACAACAGAAGATGCAAATACATATAAAGCTGAAACGATAACGTTAAATGTAAAAAATAAAGTTCAAAACTATCCAATGTACAGCACATACGTCCTACAAGAGCTTAGATGGTTAGTTGCAGAAAAAGAAGGCTATGCAGACCGTCTTGCAAATACACAAAGTGAAGAAGAAAAGAAAAAAATTAAAGCACAGTTAGACAATCGACTCAATACATTATTTCAAAATGGACTAACGATTTATACCGCACTTGATCCTAATAAACAAGCACATGATGAGAAAAAAATGACAGCAATTCTAGGCCCAGGCAAATTACAAGCTGCTGGAGCAGTTATTGATAATAAATCCCGTGAAGTTGTTAGTATTTATGCAGGGAAAGACTATGAAAAATATGATTTTCATCGTGCGTATCAGGGTACAAGGCAGCCAGGCTCTGCCTTTAAACCGTTAGCTGTATATGCTCCTTTCTTTGAAACGACAGCACATACACCAGATTCTAAAGTCAGTGGTGGCAGTTATTGTGTCGGTTCATTTTGTCCACAAAACTATGGTGGCTTTACGTACGGTGATGTTTCAATTCGGACAGCATTTCGATATAGCTATAATACATCGGCTCTCCGTCTCCTTAACACAGTTGGGATTGAAACAGCCTTTAGTTACTTAGATCGTTTTAACTTCCGCTCCATCGTGGCAGAGGACCATAATTATGCTGCTGCTTCGTTAGGAGGATTAACGTATGGTGTTACAGCACTTGAGCTAGCAGATGCCTATACGAGCTTTATAGACGGCTCATACGTATTGGCTCATAGCATTCGTAAAGTGACAGCAGCTGATGGAACTGAGCTATTCAGCTGGGATACAGAGCGCGATCAAATATGGTCACCGAAAACGGTAAAGTATATGCGTTCGTTGCTTGCGGATGTTGTAGCGAATGGTACAGGACAGGGTGTTTATAGTAGAGGCAACTATATCGGTGCCAAAACAGGAACAACCAACAACTATCGCGACTACTGGCTTGCTGGATTAAATAATGAGTATACTGCAGCAGTATGGCTCGGCTATGATAAGCCACAATCTATGGAAAGCTTAGAAGCTTATAAGATTCATCATAAGCTATTTAATGTATTGATGGAGTAA
- a CDS encoding sigma-70 family RNA polymerase sigma factor, with translation MTETELIERAQQGNKDAYIELIRIHQRTVEKFAFQCGVHSNDLADVSQEVFVKLYRFLHQFKQDRFTTWLYKITLNATRDYYRKQHREQEKEERLSAQQQTPSSSAEKHVLNFEEDRLLHNAIQALDEKYRYPLILFYFHELKYEEIAEVLNISLSTVKVRILRAKEKLKAVLMEEGSVENG, from the coding sequence ATGACAGAAACTGAATTAATCGAACGAGCACAGCAAGGAAACAAAGATGCTTATATAGAACTTATCCGAATTCATCAACGAACAGTTGAAAAATTTGCCTTTCAATGCGGCGTGCATAGTAATGATTTAGCAGATGTTTCACAGGAGGTATTTGTGAAGCTCTATCGTTTTTTACATCAATTTAAGCAAGATCGTTTTACGACATGGCTCTATAAAATCACGCTAAATGCCACACGTGATTATTATCGCAAACAACATCGAGAGCAGGAAAAGGAAGAAAGGTTAAGTGCTCAGCAACAAACGCCCTCATCTTCAGCAGAAAAGCATGTCCTTAATTTTGAGGAGGATAGGCTATTACATAATGCCATTCAAGCACTTGATGAAAAATATCGTTATCCTCTTATATTATTTTACTTCCATGAATTAAAGTATGAGGAGATAGCGGAGGTACTAAATATCTCGTTATCAACTGTCAAAGTTCGTATATTACGTGCAAAGGAAAAACTCAAAGCAGTGTTAATGGAAGAGGGGAGTGTTGAAAATGGATGA
- a CDS encoding DUF5366 family protein, which produces MKNPYIYGYLPLITIFLFSLTFGMYAVSESLQVFQAIGVYSGMREFLSDFELRIFLLIVFAVIFFMLFSALKLVGETIHELGMLFFSKDNDGATVHQARGGYIILVVGAICSAFAIQFIYVLIGIFVLTVFIYFIYLIYKMSHFMSMSGTIGLLVFELFMWTILLSLLVYVVLKLYNGILASLPFAQ; this is translated from the coding sequence ATGAAGAACCCTTATATTTATGGTTATCTACCATTGATTACAATTTTTTTGTTTAGTTTAACATTTGGGATGTATGCTGTAAGTGAATCGTTGCAAGTTTTTCAAGCAATTGGCGTATATTCTGGCATGCGTGAATTTTTATCTGATTTCGAACTACGTATTTTTTTGCTAATTGTCTTTGCTGTCATCTTTTTTATGCTATTTTCAGCACTAAAGTTAGTAGGAGAAACTATTCATGAGCTAGGGATGTTATTTTTTTCAAAAGACAATGATGGTGCGACAGTTCATCAAGCACGAGGCGGTTACATAATTTTAGTTGTTGGTGCAATATGCTCAGCCTTTGCTATTCAATTTATTTATGTTTTAATAGGTATCTTTGTGTTAACTGTCTTTATTTATTTTATTTATCTTATCTATAAAATGAGCCATTTTATGTCTATGAGTGGAACGATTGGGCTACTAGTATTTGAGCTTTTTATGTGGACAATATTATTATCACTTTTAGTTTACGTCGTTTTAAAATTGTATAATGGCATCTTGGCGAGTTTACCGTTCGCTCAATAA
- the yugI gene encoding S1 domain-containing post-transcriptional regulator GSP13, with protein MVKKYELGDVLTGKVTGIQPYGAFVALDEDTQGLVHISEITYGFVKDVCEFLSVGQEVEVKILEIDEEAEKISLSIRALQERPATLRKKDAPPRKSLQDRVDESDANGFNSLKDKLQDWIEQSGQ; from the coding sequence ATGGTGAAAAAATATGAATTAGGAGACGTGTTGACTGGAAAAGTTACAGGAATTCAGCCGTACGGTGCATTTGTTGCGCTTGATGAAGATACACAAGGCCTTGTGCATATTTCCGAAATTACGTACGGCTTTGTAAAGGACGTTTGTGAATTTTTATCAGTTGGGCAAGAGGTAGAAGTGAAGATACTTGAAATCGATGAAGAGGCCGAAAAAATTAGTTTATCGATTCGAGCTTTGCAGGAGCGCCCAGCAACATTACGTAAAAAAGATGCGCCACCACGTAAATCATTGCAGGACCGTGTAGATGAATCGGATGCGAATGGTTTTAATTCCCTAAAAGATAAATTACAGGACTGGATCGAGCAGTCAGGACAATAA